A window of Paenibacillus polygoni contains these coding sequences:
- a CDS encoding dihydroorotate dehydrogenase, with product MIDLSCNIAGISFKNPIVMASGTFGFGREYSGFYDINKLGGFVGKGLTLHPKEGNNGTRMAETAAGMMNSIGLENPGIHAFLTQECAYWQSLDTVRIVNLGGGTLEDYRTGAELIQEHEQSVRKETGRSSIDMIELNISCPNVKEGGMAFGIQTDAARHVVRAVRNKTNLPLIVKLSPGAENLAEMAIMCEHEGADALSLINTISAMKIDIRKRKSVFEHGYAGLSGPAIKPIALRMVHQVAHAVTLPILGMGGITTAEDVIEFIMAGADAVQVGTANFINLRTGPDLIEGVTAWMEQEGVQSLDEIRGIIKLI from the coding sequence ATGATCGATCTTTCATGTAATATTGCAGGTATTTCATTTAAGAATCCCATCGTCATGGCCTCTGGTACCTTTGGTTTTGGACGGGAATACAGCGGATTCTACGATATTAATAAACTAGGCGGATTTGTAGGTAAGGGCCTTACCTTGCACCCCAAAGAAGGCAACAACGGGACTCGTATGGCGGAAACCGCAGCAGGAATGATGAATAGTATCGGTCTTGAGAATCCAGGGATTCATGCTTTTCTTACCCAAGAATGTGCTTACTGGCAGTCGCTGGATACTGTTCGAATTGTGAACCTTGGCGGCGGAACGCTTGAGGATTATAGAACCGGCGCAGAGCTTATTCAAGAACATGAGCAGAGCGTCCGCAAAGAGACCGGCCGATCCTCCATTGATATGATTGAGCTGAATATCTCCTGTCCGAATGTAAAAGAAGGCGGAATGGCTTTTGGCATTCAGACGGATGCAGCTCGTCATGTCGTACGTGCCGTGCGAAACAAGACAAACTTGCCTCTTATTGTAAAGTTGTCGCCGGGTGCTGAGAATTTAGCGGAAATGGCAATTATGTGTGAGCACGAAGGAGCAGATGCTCTCTCCCTCATTAATACCATCTCTGCTATGAAAATCGATATACGCAAGCGCAAAAGTGTATTCGAGCATGGTTATGCCGGGCTGTCTGGCCCTGCGATTAAACCGATTGCGCTTCGTATGGTTCATCAAGTTGCCCACGCGGTTACCCTGCCTATTCTCGGTATGGGCGGAATCACAACGGCTGAGGATGTGATTGAGTTTATTATGGCGGGCGCTGATGCCGTTCAGGTAGGCACGGCTAATTTTATTAATCTTCGTACAGGACCCGATCTAATAGAAGGCGTTACAGCCTGGATGGAACAAGAAGGCGTTCAGTCGCTTGATGAAATTCGCGGCATCATCAAATTGATTTAA
- a CDS encoding MBL fold metallo-hydrolase, translating into MQIQFLGTGDMFSFEQDHNSAMIEHEDTRLIIDFPESNSKVLHKLGIPLSDVRDVFITHLHDDHINGLQQLGYYAQVFGDHKPTLYIHEQLVDPLWHTLEPGMKYTVGGEKALEDYFHLVPLQEGTPFTIGGITYEMTRTEHVPGMISCGLLARGYFYYSGDATMDQDLLLNINQDVKVIFYECHMQDVTISSHTSLGDIQALPESIQRKIRLMHYHDGYANREVRERFNQESLAKLAHPLEVIEL; encoded by the coding sequence ATGCAGATTCAATTTCTTGGAACCGGCGACATGTTCAGCTTTGAACAGGATCATAACAGCGCTATGATCGAGCATGAAGATACAAGGCTCATTATTGATTTTCCCGAGTCTAACAGCAAGGTACTTCACAAATTAGGAATCCCCCTCAGCGATGTACGGGATGTGTTTATTACTCATCTGCATGACGATCACATCAACGGCTTACAGCAGCTTGGCTACTATGCACAAGTATTTGGCGATCATAAACCGACTTTGTATATTCACGAACAATTGGTTGACCCGCTGTGGCACACACTCGAACCCGGAATGAAGTACACCGTAGGCGGTGAAAAAGCACTCGAGGATTATTTTCATCTCGTACCGCTCCAAGAGGGGACTCCCTTCACGATTGGCGGGATAACGTATGAGATGACCAGAACCGAGCATGTGCCAGGGATGATAAGCTGCGGTCTGCTCGCAAGAGGGTATTTCTATTACAGCGGAGACGCTACCATGGATCAGGATCTTCTGCTGAACATTAATCAAGATGTAAAAGTTATTTTCTATGAATGCCATATGCAGGACGTAACCATCAGCTCGCACACATCACTCGGCGATATTCAGGCCCTGCCCGAATCCATTCAGCGGAAAATACGGCTCATGCATTACCATGACGGGTACGCAAATAGGGAAGTGAGAGAACGATTTAACCAAGAATCACTGGCAAAGCTTGCCCATCCGCTAGAGGTGATTGAGCTATGA
- a CDS encoding ATP-dependent DNA helicase has protein sequence MSYDISISVRPLVEYVYRSGSITGGFRTNATMHEGTRIHQSIQKTYAETDQKEVFLTTDIQHEELLFHIEGRCDGLIQLNGEWTIDEIKSTAAPLEDLGEGLQVHWAQGKMYAYMHAKAQNLPRMQVQLTYVRTGSGEQRKLLEAYTFEELEAYAHEVVAAYAPYADMLRIHEEERNASIEALPFPFPNYRAGQRKFAGAVFKTIQEGAGLMAKAPTGIGKTMSTLFPAVKAMGAKHISKIFYLTARTTTRATAEEAFARMQAQGLHVSSVTITAKDKICFKEEEACDAGKCSLCEGYYDRINGAVLDIMKNETIMTRPVIEQYARKHRVCPFEYSLDIAYAADAVVCDYNYIFDPRVSLKRLMEDQKKKTAVLVDEAHNLVDRGRNMFSAELVKSVFLGIKSEYKTANEGVSRAAGEVNSFLLAVKNNCNADGRIIQSELPEALIQKLEKFVETAEIELVTGTAASKVSEEAQEELLSTYFAAQNFIRMAKFYDERYLTYAEIIRSDFKIKIFCLDPSELLRQAGKGYRSIIHFSATLSPMNYYRDMLGAGEEDYTLSIPSPFSKDQLDVRLVPVSVRYNDRERSKQVIAKLIQQVAEERPHANLLVFFPSYAYMQEVYDAFTQEQGKGIDTVIQQSFMSEEERDAFLQAFQPHPERTRLAFAVLGGVFSEGVDLPGDRLNGVIVVGTGLPQISMENNMLKDYFNKTGRNGFNYAYVFPGMNKVLQAGGRLIRTEEDEGVLVLIDDRFTQEPYRSLLPEEWREYQLINPASLSQKP, from the coding sequence TTGAGTTACGATATTTCCATATCGGTAAGACCGCTGGTAGAGTACGTCTATCGCAGCGGCAGTATTACAGGCGGTTTCCGAACGAATGCTACGATGCATGAAGGAACCCGGATTCATCAGAGCATTCAGAAAACCTATGCGGAAACAGACCAGAAGGAAGTCTTTCTTACAACCGATATCCAGCATGAGGAGCTGTTATTTCACATCGAAGGGCGCTGTGATGGGCTCATCCAGCTAAACGGAGAGTGGACAATTGATGAGATCAAATCAACCGCTGCACCGCTGGAGGACTTGGGAGAAGGACTACAAGTTCACTGGGCGCAGGGGAAAATGTATGCTTATATGCATGCCAAAGCACAGAACTTGCCCCGTATGCAGGTTCAGCTTACCTATGTACGTACGGGCAGCGGAGAACAGCGAAAATTACTCGAAGCTTATACCTTTGAGGAGCTGGAAGCTTACGCACACGAGGTTGTAGCAGCGTATGCTCCTTATGCGGACATGCTCCGTATCCATGAAGAGGAGCGGAATGCTTCCATAGAGGCGTTGCCGTTCCCATTCCCGAATTACCGGGCGGGTCAGCGGAAATTTGCTGGTGCTGTTTTTAAGACCATTCAAGAAGGTGCGGGACTTATGGCAAAGGCACCTACAGGAATCGGAAAGACGATGTCCACCTTGTTTCCAGCTGTGAAAGCGATGGGAGCAAAACATATCAGCAAAATCTTTTATCTTACTGCGCGGACGACGACAAGAGCCACAGCAGAAGAAGCCTTTGCTAGGATGCAGGCACAGGGTCTTCATGTGAGCAGCGTGACGATTACAGCTAAAGACAAGATTTGTTTTAAAGAAGAGGAAGCATGTGATGCAGGAAAATGCTCATTATGTGAAGGATACTATGACCGGATTAACGGAGCTGTTCTCGATATTATGAAAAATGAGACGATCATGACACGGCCCGTGATCGAACAGTATGCACGCAAACACAGGGTATGTCCGTTTGAATATTCTCTGGATATCGCTTATGCAGCAGATGCGGTCGTCTGTGACTATAACTATATTTTCGATCCGAGAGTATCTCTGAAGCGGCTGATGGAAGACCAGAAGAAAAAGACAGCCGTTCTAGTCGATGAGGCACATAACTTAGTGGACCGAGGCAGAAACATGTTCTCAGCAGAACTTGTTAAATCTGTGTTTCTTGGAATCAAGAGCGAGTATAAGACGGCAAATGAAGGTGTATCACGCGCAGCAGGAGAGGTGAATTCCTTCTTGCTTGCCGTTAAGAATAATTGCAATGCCGATGGACGGATCATCCAGTCAGAACTTCCTGAAGCACTAATTCAAAAACTGGAGAAGTTTGTAGAGACCGCAGAAATCGAGCTGGTTACGGGAACGGCGGCATCTAAGGTAAGTGAAGAAGCACAGGAAGAACTGCTTAGTACCTACTTTGCAGCACAAAACTTTATTCGGATGGCGAAGTTCTATGACGAACGTTATCTTACCTATGCGGAGATCATTCGCAGTGATTTCAAAATCAAAATCTTCTGTCTGGATCCCTCGGAGCTGCTGCGGCAAGCAGGAAAAGGGTACCGCTCCATTATTCATTTCTCAGCGACCCTGTCACCGATGAATTATTACCGGGATATGCTTGGCGCAGGGGAGGAGGATTATACACTCAGTATTCCTTCTCCATTCAGTAAGGATCAGCTGGATGTAAGGCTTGTCCCTGTCTCGGTCCGCTATAATGATCGCGAGCGCTCGAAGCAGGTCATCGCAAAGCTGATTCAGCAAGTCGCTGAAGAGCGGCCGCATGCGAATCTGCTTGTCTTTTTCCCTTCTTATGCGTACATGCAGGAGGTATATGATGCCTTTACTCAGGAGCAGGGCAAAGGAATCGATACAGTGATCCAGCAATCCTTCATGAGCGAAGAGGAGCGCGATGCCTTCTTGCAAGCTTTTCAACCGCATCCAGAGCGAACTCGGCTTGCTTTTGCCGTGCTTGGGGGTGTGTTCTCAGAAGGTGTGGATTTGCCAGGGGATCGACTAAACGGCGTTATAGTAGTGGGAACGGGACTTCCGCAGATTAGCATGGAGAACAACATGTTGAAGGATTATTTTAATAAAACAGGGCGTAATGGATTTAACTATGCGTATGTTTTTCCAGGCATGAATAAAGTGCTTCAGGCAGGCGGGCGGCTCATTCGAACCGAAGAAGATGAAGGCGTGCTCGTGCTGATTGATGATCGCTTTACCCAGGAACCTTATCGCTCCTTACTGCCTGAAGAGTGGAGAGAATACCAGCTCATTAACCCTGCTTCCCTTTCACAAAAGCCCTGA
- a CDS encoding antibiotic biosynthesis monooxygenase family protein, whose amino-acid sequence MYLYIFSSPITDAREEHHYVTLHGEEGTRYIIEMDNPIEGEAAVPGYEVIDANGTIAGSNFIVMNNIPVTEEGREAFEARFMNRARKVEGESGFSGIRVLRPLNSDTYVILTAWVSKESFEAWQKSQAYSHAHAKRDTSEGIAAQAPSIFARPSFVTTYTAE is encoded by the coding sequence ATGTATCTTTATATTTTCTCATCACCGATCACAGATGCACGCGAGGAACATCACTACGTCACGCTCCATGGCGAAGAAGGTACACGTTACATTATCGAAATGGATAATCCAATCGAGGGAGAAGCAGCGGTTCCCGGATATGAAGTCATTGATGCAAATGGCACGATCGCAGGCAGTAACTTCATCGTCATGAATAACATCCCTGTTACCGAAGAGGGACGAGAAGCATTTGAAGCACGATTCATGAACCGGGCACGTAAAGTGGAAGGCGAATCTGGTTTCTCCGGGATCCGTGTACTTCGTCCACTGAACAGTGACACGTATGTCATTCTGACCGCATGGGTATCCAAAGAAAGTTTTGAAGCATGGCAGAAGTCTCAAGCCTATTCCCACGCACATGCTAAACGCGATACAAGCGAAGGTATTGCTGCACAAGCACCGTCAATCTTCGCTCGTCCATCCTTTGTAACGACGTACACCGCAGAGTAA
- a CDS encoding LTA synthase family protein, which produces MIIKSYLTWYAIFDNIPFWQPLLTEVPFVWLIFCFIERFAHKRKIGYYMIANLVITIVFFAAIMYYKYYGVIVTYHALAQVNQVTSVNSSVFSLLAPYYLLIFVDVIVLSVYYIQRRIRQKKQGSRSNITLPRIGKRTAVVIFAFSALLTLYNIWPNRASMNELNQAESMGILNYEAYMIAADKPSDPVPADQITQDKINELKGFSADQPAISTYWDAAKGRNVIIIQMESFQNFLVGLHIDGKEITPNLNKLAKESLYFPHFYQQVGQGNTSDAEFVVNSSYYIPARGASSQIYAGYEVPSLAKLLDQYGYNTTTFHTNKVEFWNRKEMYAALGFGKYYDMDFFGNEDAVAFAASDEVLYKKTSEELKSLQDTDKPFYSQVISMSAHHPYHLPESKYKMELPARYENTLVGDYIRAQNYADYELGIFIDQLKDNGVWDNSLIVLYGDHLGLPLYSLEEDDRVLMKEIFGRDYTRADMMNIPLIISAPGATHGARIDQLGGQADIVPTVASLLGISMDDYIHFGQDLLNGHSNLLPERYYLPSGSLITEEGMFIPGSDYEDGTRYPLPLIEETADPSFVSALNPPPDALKEAGKNINKGTVSKDKYDRALELLHLSDSYVTQLPKR; this is translated from the coding sequence ATGATTATAAAAAGCTACCTGACTTGGTATGCCATCTTTGACAACATTCCTTTCTGGCAACCTTTACTCACCGAGGTTCCTTTTGTATGGCTTATTTTTTGTTTTATTGAGCGCTTTGCTCATAAACGTAAAATTGGCTATTACATGATTGCCAATCTGGTCATTACGATCGTTTTCTTCGCTGCCATTATGTATTACAAATATTACGGAGTCATCGTTACCTATCATGCCTTAGCTCAAGTGAACCAAGTGACTTCCGTCAACAGCAGTGTTTTCTCTCTGCTTGCACCCTATTATCTGCTGATCTTTGTTGATGTTATTGTGCTTAGTGTTTATTATATTCAGCGCAGGATTAGGCAAAAGAAACAGGGTTCTAGATCAAATATAACCTTGCCTCGCATAGGTAAGCGGACAGCTGTCGTTATCTTTGCTTTTTCTGCGCTGCTGACCCTCTATAACATTTGGCCGAATCGTGCCAGCATGAATGAGCTGAATCAAGCCGAATCGATGGGGATACTCAATTACGAGGCATATATGATTGCCGCAGATAAACCAAGTGATCCCGTACCTGCTGACCAGATTACCCAAGATAAAATCAATGAACTAAAAGGGTTCTCCGCCGATCAGCCTGCCATTTCTACTTATTGGGACGCAGCCAAAGGACGGAATGTCATTATTATTCAAATGGAGTCATTTCAAAATTTCCTAGTCGGGCTTCATATTGATGGTAAAGAAATCACACCTAATTTGAATAAACTTGCAAAAGAAAGCCTGTATTTCCCTCATTTCTATCAGCAAGTCGGACAAGGGAATACTTCGGATGCAGAGTTTGTTGTGAACTCTTCTTATTACATTCCAGCTAGAGGGGCTTCTTCCCAGATATATGCCGGTTATGAAGTACCTAGTTTAGCCAAACTGCTGGATCAATACGGATATAACACAACCACTTTTCATACGAACAAGGTAGAGTTCTGGAATCGTAAAGAGATGTATGCAGCGCTAGGCTTCGGAAAATATTACGATATGGACTTTTTCGGTAATGAAGATGCCGTTGCCTTTGCTGCTTCCGATGAAGTGCTGTATAAGAAGACATCTGAAGAACTGAAGTCCCTCCAGGACACGGATAAGCCTTTCTATTCTCAGGTCATTTCCATGTCCGCGCATCATCCGTATCATCTGCCTGAAAGTAAATATAAAATGGAGCTTCCAGCGCGTTATGAAAACACGCTTGTAGGTGATTATATAAGAGCTCAGAACTACGCTGATTATGAACTTGGTATTTTCATTGATCAGCTGAAAGATAACGGGGTGTGGGATAACAGCCTCATTGTTCTATATGGAGATCATCTTGGACTCCCGCTCTATTCACTTGAGGAAGATGATCGGGTCCTGATGAAAGAAATTTTCGGACGGGATTATACCCGCGCAGATATGATGAACATTCCGCTCATTATCTCTGCACCGGGTGCTACTCACGGGGCTCGTATTGATCAGCTTGGAGGTCAAGCCGATATTGTTCCTACTGTGGCAAGCTTGCTTGGCATATCCATGGACGATTACATCCATTTCGGTCAGGATCTGCTGAATGGGCATTCTAACCTTCTTCCTGAGCGCTATTACCTTCCTTCTGGATCATTGATTACCGAAGAAGGCATGTTTATTCCAGGCAGCGACTATGAAGACGGTACACGGTATCCCCTTCCTTTAATTGAAGAGACAGCCGATCCTTCGTTTGTATCTGCTCTGAATCCACCGCCGGATGCGCTGAAGGAAGCAGGCAAGAACATAAACAAGGGAACCGTCAGCAAAGACAAATACGATCGTGCGCTTGAGCTGCTTCACCTTTCAGACAGCTATGTAACCCAGTTACCGAAGCGATAA
- the cidR gene encoding cidABC operon transcriptional activator CidR has product MDIRHLNYFLEVARQKSFTKAAQALYITQPSISKTVKNLEEELGVTLLDRYGKKVELTDAGEVFARQAQEIVNSFHNLSSELDDLMHLKKGHIRIGLPPMIGASFFPKVIGEFYKQYPNITIQLFEDGGKKVEKDVVSGALDIGVTVLPTDDSLLDGYIFVTESLKVVLHPTHPLAGEEEIHLSALREDAFILFREDFTLHDRIIGACQKAGYQPRIIYESAQWDLISNMVAAGLGVALMPETICRELDVEEVCILPLHERIPWELGMVWRKDRYQSFAVREWIAFTEPMLKKANDEPLC; this is encoded by the coding sequence ATGGACATTAGGCATCTGAATTATTTTTTGGAAGTAGCGCGGCAAAAGAGCTTTACCAAAGCAGCTCAGGCCCTCTATATAACCCAGCCTTCGATCAGTAAGACGGTTAAAAATTTGGAAGAAGAATTAGGAGTGACTCTTCTTGATCGGTACGGGAAGAAAGTCGAACTCACAGATGCGGGAGAAGTCTTTGCAAGACAGGCCCAAGAGATTGTGAATTCTTTTCATAACTTGTCCTCAGAACTCGATGACTTAATGCATCTCAAAAAGGGGCATATCCGGATTGGGCTTCCGCCTATGATTGGTGCGAGCTTCTTCCCAAAGGTCATCGGAGAGTTCTACAAACAGTATCCAAATATAACTATTCAGCTGTTTGAGGATGGCGGGAAAAAAGTAGAGAAAGACGTGGTATCCGGTGCACTGGATATTGGTGTTACGGTCTTGCCAACCGATGATTCCCTGCTAGATGGATATATATTTGTTACAGAATCACTTAAAGTCGTGCTTCATCCTACACATCCGCTTGCTGGTGAAGAAGAGATTCATTTATCAGCACTTCGGGAAGATGCATTTATCTTGTTTCGTGAAGACTTTACTTTGCATGATCGTATTATTGGTGCTTGTCAAAAAGCAGGCTACCAGCCTCGTATTATCTATGAAAGTGCCCAGTGGGATCTAATCAGCAATATGGTAGCAGCAGGGCTTGGTGTGGCGCTCATGCCGGAGACGATCTGCAGGGAGCTGGATGTGGAGGAAGTATGTATCTTGCCGCTTCACGAACGTATCCCCTGGGAACTTGGCATGGTTTGGCGTAAAGATCGTTATCAATCCTTCGCGGTCAGGGAATGGATCGCATTCACCGAGCCGATGCTAAAAAAGGCCAATGATGAGCCCCTTTGCTAG
- a CDS encoding CidB/LrgB family autolysis modulator, with the protein MTALLCLVFTLAIYLLAKKMYKKMPKVYLSPLIIVPVVIIVALLTTNTSYSSYNKGGSILTLLLQPATVAFAIPLYKYLKELKQYWREIVTGVSLGSLVAITSSVLVAKGLHLDPGLESSLLPHSITTPIAMNVATMVGGVPQITAVFVVMTGLMGLLIGPYTLKLLKIDGEIARGILYGTSAHGTGTSKAFEFSPLTGTISSISMVLSAIITLAISPVLSMFLFS; encoded by the coding sequence ATGACCGCATTACTATGTCTCGTGTTCACTCTAGCCATCTACCTGCTAGCCAAAAAAATGTATAAAAAGATGCCTAAAGTATACTTATCTCCCCTTATCATTGTGCCTGTGGTCATTATTGTTGCTCTTCTGACGACGAATACCTCTTATAGCTCATATAACAAAGGCGGCAGTATACTAACGTTGCTCTTGCAGCCCGCAACCGTTGCATTTGCGATTCCGCTTTATAAATATCTGAAAGAACTCAAGCAATACTGGCGTGAAATTGTGACCGGTGTATCGCTCGGTTCGCTAGTAGCCATCACTTCTTCTGTCCTTGTTGCCAAGGGACTCCACCTTGATCCGGGACTTGAATCAAGCTTACTGCCACACTCGATCACAACACCCATTGCCATGAATGTAGCTACCATGGTTGGGGGCGTGCCGCAAATCACTGCTGTCTTCGTCGTGATGACGGGACTCATGGGGCTATTAATTGGACCTTATACCCTGAAATTGTTGAAAATTGACGGGGAAATTGCTCGGGGAATTCTATATGGTACAAGTGCGCATGGTACCGGGACTTCCAAAGCATTCGAATTCAGCCCGCTAACCGGGACAATCTCCAGCATATCCATGGTACTCTCCGCGATCATCACTCTGGCCATATCCCCTGTTCTATCGATGTTTTTGTTCTCTTAA
- a CDS encoding AbrB/MazE/SpoVT family DNA-binding domain-containing protein, giving the protein MKRTGMKRALDRLGRIVLPKEMRDTMEIDIGDPLEFFIEGKELILRKYKSTLCIFCGNVDTEMYFKEQFICKNCAKELKIAENLIDISAGERQEKTLSEHERRATYFIKPELSAKPNVHRHPFATSSDEFARDVRPKTAQMLRKMKEIIDTHPGISQNQIAEKLGISQGRVSQLKKLL; this is encoded by the coding sequence ATGAAGAGAACCGGTATGAAAAGAGCGCTCGACCGCCTTGGCCGCATTGTCCTACCAAAAGAAATGCGTGATACCATGGAGATAGATATCGGCGACCCGCTTGAGTTCTTTATTGAAGGTAAGGAGCTAATCCTTCGTAAATACAAATCTACGCTATGCATTTTTTGCGGAAATGTAGATACTGAAATGTATTTCAAGGAGCAGTTTATCTGCAAGAATTGTGCCAAAGAGTTAAAAATCGCGGAAAATCTAATCGATATTTCAGCAGGCGAACGACAAGAAAAGACACTTTCTGAGCATGAACGACGTGCAACCTATTTTATTAAGCCAGAACTGTCAGCAAAACCTAACGTACATAGACATCCGTTCGCCACAAGCTCCGACGAATTTGCCCGTGATGTAAGACCGAAGACAGCGCAAATGCTGCGTAAGATGAAAGAAATAATAGATACACATCCCGGTATCTCTCAGAATCAAATCGCGGAGAAACTAGGGATCAGCCAAGGGCGTGTATCTCAGCTCAAGAAACTTCTTTAG
- a CDS encoding Gfo/Idh/MocA family protein: protein MMLHIGIMGTGWFSKVHADLLQEAEDVKIQAILGTSLEKAQTMAVKYEANPYEDLHTMLEEEKLDAVYICVPPMAHGEIELALIERGIPFFVEKPLSVDLELPMQIEAAIREKGLLTAVGYHFRYQENAEKLKQALAGQTIGMASGCWNGGMPGVAWWRDLEGSGGQFIEQTTHIVDLLRYVAGEVSEVQAMYAGRSMHKLHEGVTVPDVGTVNLKMQNGAVANIMNTCILPEGVAGRSGLTFYTAEGIWEWNPEQLVISTAEGKQTIAGENNPYQRENEAFLHAVRTGDRSLIRSDYQDALRTQAVTVAALQSARYGDRLFISESTDKWV, encoded by the coding sequence ATGATGTTACACATCGGAATTATGGGTACGGGGTGGTTTAGTAAAGTGCATGCCGATCTGCTTCAGGAGGCAGAAGATGTGAAGATACAAGCGATTCTCGGTACGAGTCTCGAAAAGGCACAGACGATGGCTGTAAAATATGAGGCAAATCCTTATGAAGATCTCCATACGATGCTTGAAGAGGAAAAGCTGGATGCTGTTTATATCTGTGTTCCGCCGATGGCGCATGGAGAGATAGAGTTAGCATTAATCGAACGGGGTATCCCCTTCTTTGTGGAGAAGCCGCTGTCGGTTGATCTGGAGCTGCCCATGCAAATTGAAGCTGCCATTCGTGAGAAGGGTCTGCTGACAGCTGTAGGCTATCATTTTCGATATCAGGAGAACGCAGAAAAGCTTAAGCAGGCATTAGCAGGACAAACGATCGGGATGGCGAGTGGCTGCTGGAATGGAGGAATGCCAGGCGTAGCTTGGTGGCGTGACCTAGAAGGCTCTGGCGGGCAGTTTATTGAACAGACCACGCATATTGTCGACTTACTACGCTATGTAGCCGGCGAAGTATCTGAGGTACAGGCAATGTATGCAGGGCGCAGCATGCACAAGCTTCATGAAGGAGTTACGGTTCCCGATGTAGGGACGGTAAACTTAAAGATGCAAAATGGGGCAGTAGCCAATATTATGAACACCTGTATTTTACCTGAGGGAGTAGCGGGACGATCCGGACTTACTTTCTATACCGCGGAAGGCATATGGGAGTGGAATCCTGAACAGCTGGTCATTTCTACAGCAGAAGGGAAGCAAACCATAGCGGGTGAGAATAACCCTTATCAGCGTGAAAATGAAGCCTTTCTGCATGCTGTTCGGACAGGAGATCGAAGCCTCATTCGCTCAGATTACCAAGATGCACTCCGTACACAGGCAGTTACTGTAGCTGCATTACAGTCTGCCAGGTACGGAGATCGGCTGTTTATTTCTGAGTCGACAGATAAATGGGTATAA